A window of the Gordonia humi genome harbors these coding sequences:
- a CDS encoding MadB family AAA-type ATPase, protein MSDTRFDTAAGLAEALAGEGYLIDDDLAVVVHLATILDRPLLLEGPAGVGKTELAKALAAASGRELIRLQCYEGLDDSRALYEWDYARQLLHVQMLRDRIGAELAEYDTLAAASAALARTEVGVYTEGFLVPRPLLAAIVSPDPTVLLVDEIDRTDEAMEAVMLEVLAERQVTVPELGTFTARSAPWVILTSNDTRELSAALKRRCLHFQVEYPSAEREARIVAVRAPDVEESVIADVVDLARRLRELPLRKSPSIAEVIDASRAASHLSPTDPALMSLLVKFGTDLDHVRRAFAEPARTRADDRGVSAGQAFGAARAHSAAARG, encoded by the coding sequence ATGAGCGACACCCGTTTCGACACCGCCGCCGGACTGGCGGAGGCTCTGGCCGGCGAAGGCTATCTGATCGACGACGACCTGGCCGTCGTCGTGCACCTGGCGACGATCCTGGATCGGCCGCTGCTTCTGGAAGGCCCCGCGGGCGTCGGTAAGACCGAACTGGCCAAGGCACTGGCCGCGGCGTCCGGCCGCGAGCTGATCCGACTCCAGTGCTACGAGGGTCTGGACGACTCCCGCGCGCTCTACGAGTGGGACTACGCCCGCCAACTGCTGCATGTGCAGATGCTGCGCGACCGGATCGGCGCCGAACTCGCCGAGTACGACACACTGGCCGCCGCGTCGGCGGCGCTGGCGCGCACCGAGGTCGGCGTGTACACCGAAGGCTTCCTGGTCCCGCGCCCGCTCCTGGCCGCGATCGTCTCACCGGATCCGACGGTCCTGCTCGTCGACGAGATCGACCGCACCGACGAGGCGATGGAGGCGGTGATGCTCGAGGTGCTCGCCGAACGCCAGGTGACCGTCCCCGAACTGGGCACCTTCACCGCGCGGTCGGCGCCGTGGGTGATCCTCACCTCGAACGACACTCGCGAGCTGTCGGCCGCGCTCAAACGCCGCTGCCTGCACTTCCAGGTGGAGTACCCGTCCGCCGAGCGGGAGGCGAGAATCGTCGCGGTTCGGGCGCCCGACGTCGAAGAGTCGGTGATCGCCGACGTCGTCGACCTCGCCCGTCGGCTCCGTGAGCTGCCCCTGCGCAAGAGCCCGTCGATCGCGGAGGTCATCGATGCGTCCCGGGCGGCGTCGCATCTCTCGCCGACCGATCCGGCCCTGATGTCGTTGCTGGTCAAGTTCGGCACCGACCTCGACCATGTGCGACGCGCGTTCGCCGAACCCGCGCGGACCCGTGCCGACGACCGCGGAGTGAGTGCGGGCCAGGCGTTCGGTGCCGCTCGTGCCCACAGCGCCGCGGCGCGGGGCTGA
- the madC gene encoding MadC family VWA domain-containing protein has product MLSGGDIGARLLDTVASTFGRALRAVGVGCSPAEVIEVRRVLALVGADDLARLRVALRSVSVKYDFERAGFDLVFDAFFTDDGLVAAGPDESPRTRGVAADLPDEIDWDEEFAGTARRIGADEHTVEIGDLMIDDPDARERHGESAHREDDDFSVSSGAEELQVDTDASNASGGVTYTVEVDNADSAQVGELTGSAVRVEGATLNLADAAGLLAVLDASDGRSAYGADDADVLDDRRREQLQRALEDFVDALTARLADAVVPDGPTASVQPRVHRDQADLDRACHRLVQRMRGAPRSVARLTDGGRLDVRATLRESARTDGVPAELWRRVRVPGPVRLLVLVDVSLSVRPVAGFVLRLAQTLHRHGNRCEVIAFVDRPIRVTPELRVADPDAALSAVLAADGLDLSATSDYGRMWDETSTRYGDLITGRTSVLVVGDARSNAFDPRVDLFESIARRAHRVAWLTPEPSRYWTQTGCALADYAEHCSGVVSARDGAELLDKCDDLGAALR; this is encoded by the coding sequence ATGCTCAGCGGAGGCGACATCGGCGCCCGGCTGCTCGACACGGTCGCGTCGACGTTCGGCCGTGCGCTGCGCGCCGTCGGCGTCGGCTGCTCGCCCGCCGAGGTCATCGAAGTCCGACGGGTGCTCGCGCTGGTGGGGGCCGACGATCTCGCCCGGCTGCGGGTCGCGTTGCGCAGTGTCAGCGTGAAGTACGACTTCGAACGAGCCGGATTCGACCTCGTCTTCGATGCGTTCTTCACCGACGACGGCCTCGTCGCGGCCGGCCCGGACGAGTCGCCCCGCACCAGGGGCGTCGCAGCCGATCTGCCGGACGAGATCGACTGGGACGAGGAGTTCGCGGGCACCGCACGACGGATCGGCGCCGACGAGCACACGGTCGAGATCGGCGACCTCATGATCGACGACCCCGACGCCCGAGAGCGCCACGGCGAGAGCGCACACCGCGAGGACGACGACTTCTCGGTGTCCTCGGGGGCCGAGGAACTGCAGGTCGACACCGACGCGTCGAACGCCTCCGGCGGGGTGACGTACACGGTGGAAGTCGACAACGCCGACTCCGCACAGGTCGGGGAGCTGACCGGATCGGCGGTCCGCGTCGAGGGGGCGACGTTGAATCTGGCCGACGCCGCGGGTCTCCTGGCCGTACTCGACGCGTCGGACGGCCGCAGCGCGTACGGAGCCGACGATGCGGACGTGCTCGACGATCGGCGCCGCGAACAGTTGCAGCGGGCCCTCGAGGACTTCGTCGACGCGCTCACCGCGCGGTTGGCCGACGCAGTGGTTCCCGACGGACCGACGGCGAGCGTGCAGCCGCGGGTGCATCGCGACCAGGCCGACCTCGACCGAGCCTGTCATCGGCTGGTGCAGCGGATGCGCGGTGCGCCGCGATCGGTGGCTCGGTTGACCGACGGCGGTCGGCTCGACGTCCGGGCCACTCTGCGCGAGTCCGCGCGTACCGACGGCGTGCCGGCCGAGCTGTGGAGACGTGTCCGGGTTCCCGGTCCCGTGCGGCTGCTCGTGCTGGTCGACGTGTCCCTGTCGGTGCGGCCGGTAGCGGGGTTCGTCCTGCGGCTGGCTCAAACGCTGCACAGGCACGGCAACCGTTGTGAGGTGATCGCCTTCGTCGACCGACCGATCCGCGTGACGCCCGAGTTGCGTGTCGCCGACCCGGACGCCGCGCTGTCGGCGGTCCTGGCCGCCGACGGGCTCGACCTGTCCGCGACCAGCGACTACGGCCGGATGTGGGATGAGACGTCGACCCGATACGGTGATCTGATCACCGGACGGACCAGTGTTCTGGTGGTCGGAGACGCCCGCAGCAACGCCTTCGACCCGCGGGTGGACCTGTTCGAGTCGATCGCCCGCCGCGCGCACCGCGTCGCGTGGTTGACTCCGGAACCGTCGCGTTACTGGACCCAGACCGGGTGCGCACTGGCCGACTACGCGGAACACTGCTCGGGGGTGGTCAGTGCCCGCGACGGCGCGGAACTACTCGACAAGTGCGACGATCTCGGCGCGGCACTGCGGTGA
- a CDS encoding iron-containing alcohol dehydrogenase — MSGVSRTRAGAGVSKFHTPEIVSGRGSFPEAATAIGGLGVQRPLVVSDRTIEQTPWFGRLMADLGEQGLRPAAYLGVSPNPRAHEVADGFAAYQAHDADGLVALGGGSVIDAAKGVAVLASNGGSILEYEGIDMVGRPLPPLVTVPTTAGSGADVSQFCIVNDPARRTKVTIIGRTLVPNVTVIDPTLLTTVSPEVTAQTGMDTLTHCIEAYVSLAHGRLTDSLATEALTGVWTNLERLVDDPADTGAGEEMSLASLRAGMAFTNAILGATHAMSHPVGGHCDAPHGTINSVLLPHVIRYNATVCADDFVRLADAVGLSTSGDPRTVADRLADAVGALAARVGMPDTLSPLGVRAADLDLLTSHALADSCMITNPRRPETSGIVDLYRQAL, encoded by the coding sequence ATGAGCGGTGTGAGCAGGACGCGGGCGGGGGCCGGCGTGTCGAAGTTCCACACCCCGGAGATCGTGTCGGGGCGGGGCTCGTTCCCGGAAGCGGCGACGGCCATCGGCGGTCTCGGCGTCCAGCGGCCGCTCGTGGTCAGCGACCGGACCATCGAGCAGACACCCTGGTTCGGACGGCTGATGGCCGATCTCGGTGAGCAGGGTCTGCGGCCCGCGGCGTATCTGGGAGTGTCGCCGAATCCTCGGGCGCACGAGGTGGCCGACGGATTCGCCGCCTACCAGGCGCACGACGCCGACGGTCTGGTGGCACTCGGCGGCGGCTCGGTGATCGACGCGGCGAAAGGCGTGGCCGTACTCGCCTCCAACGGCGGGTCGATCCTGGAGTACGAGGGGATCGACATGGTGGGCAGACCGCTTCCACCCCTGGTCACCGTGCCGACGACCGCGGGCAGCGGCGCGGACGTGTCCCAGTTCTGCATCGTGAACGATCCGGCACGGCGCACCAAGGTGACGATCATCGGCCGGACCCTGGTCCCGAACGTCACCGTCATCGATCCCACGCTGCTCACCACGGTGTCGCCCGAGGTCACCGCGCAGACCGGGATGGACACGTTGACGCACTGCATCGAGGCGTACGTCTCGCTTGCTCACGGGCGACTGACCGACTCGCTCGCGACAGAGGCGCTCACCGGTGTGTGGACCAACCTCGAACGGCTCGTCGACGATCCCGCGGACACCGGCGCGGGGGAGGAGATGTCGCTGGCGTCGTTGCGGGCCGGGATGGCGTTCACGAATGCCATCCTCGGCGCGACGCATGCGATGAGCCACCCGGTGGGAGGACACTGCGATGCGCCGCACGGCACGATCAACTCGGTGCTGCTCCCGCATGTGATCCGGTACAACGCCACGGTGTGTGCCGACGACTTCGTCCGGCTCGCCGATGCCGTCGGCCTCTCGACCAGCGGCGATCCGCGCACCGTCGCCGATCGCCTCGCAGACGCCGTCGGTGCTCTGGCGGCGCGTGTCGGCATGCCCGACACGCTGTCGCCGTTGGGTGTGCGCGCCGCCGACCTCGATCTGTTGACCTCGCACGCACTCGCCGACTCGTGCATGATCACCAATCCGCGCCGACCCGAGACCTCCGGAATCGTCGACCTGTATCGGCAGGCCCTGTAA
- a CDS encoding MadS family sensor histidine kinase, protein MDSDSDPDLASLVGLRTVKAGHYAQFRGFQARLSRVMLALEGISKALVRTTDGPEALVVEVVKTVRDHLGADWVVFALADGRLVGTGPRHLIIDSDGALLAFEGASVAQPPGALPDVVLNRLNDVLRGEVTVLHAPIADENHVHVPVELDGDVVGGLSAWTRQDRRIDPSDLTVLRILAGQATVALVNSSLFLQIRRRAEELADRNDELVRTQRELWAARRTALLGAERQRIARELHDSVGQSVLSAGLQMELCRGDVGGEGAQRLDKAVALTRDAMEQLRGAIYALAQSGGTSADVVDTLRELCSLHMPPDVDATVSVRGRTRELSGDVQHAVLRIAGEALFNAALHARATRVAVTLNYDDAGVRLLVDDDGIGDPVALRTVMRAAERGDVTSGRHRGLANMASRATEQGGEFAIRRSRLGGVRIVAHVPTPAEEDA, encoded by the coding sequence GTGGACTCCGACTCCGATCCCGACCTCGCATCGCTCGTCGGGCTGCGCACCGTCAAGGCGGGACACTATGCGCAGTTCCGCGGCTTCCAGGCCAGGCTGAGCCGGGTGATGCTCGCGCTGGAAGGGATATCGAAGGCTCTCGTGCGGACCACGGACGGTCCCGAGGCCCTGGTCGTCGAGGTCGTCAAGACGGTGCGCGACCACCTCGGTGCGGACTGGGTCGTGTTCGCCCTCGCCGACGGCCGACTCGTCGGCACCGGACCGCGCCATCTGATCATCGACTCGGACGGGGCGCTCCTGGCGTTCGAGGGGGCGAGCGTCGCGCAGCCGCCCGGCGCACTGCCGGACGTGGTGCTGAACCGTCTCAACGACGTGCTGCGCGGCGAGGTCACGGTGCTGCACGCGCCGATCGCGGACGAGAATCACGTTCACGTGCCGGTGGAACTCGACGGCGACGTGGTCGGCGGCCTGTCGGCGTGGACGCGCCAGGACCGCCGGATCGACCCGTCCGATCTGACCGTGCTGCGGATCCTCGCCGGGCAGGCGACGGTCGCCCTGGTGAACTCGTCCCTGTTCCTCCAGATCCGGCGTCGCGCCGAGGAACTCGCCGACCGCAACGACGAACTCGTCCGCACCCAGCGTGAACTCTGGGCGGCCCGCCGCACGGCCCTGCTGGGCGCCGAACGCCAGCGGATCGCGCGCGAACTGCACGATTCGGTGGGCCAGTCGGTGCTGTCGGCGGGGCTGCAGATGGAACTGTGTCGCGGCGACGTCGGCGGAGAGGGCGCACAGCGGCTCGACAAGGCCGTGGCCCTGACCCGGGACGCGATGGAACAGCTGCGCGGGGCGATCTACGCGCTCGCGCAGTCGGGCGGGACATCGGCGGACGTGGTCGACACGCTTCGGGAGCTGTGCTCACTGCACATGCCGCCGGACGTCGATGCGACGGTCTCGGTCCGCGGCCGGACTCGTGAGCTCAGCGGCGACGTACAGCACGCGGTCCTTCGCATCGCCGGGGAGGCGCTGTTCAATGCCGCGCTGCACGCGCGGGCGACGAGGGTCGCCGTGACCCTGAACTACGACGACGCCGGAGTGCGCCTGCTGGTCGACGACGACGGGATCGGCGACCCGGTCGCGCTGCGGACCGTGATGCGCGCGGCCGAACGAGGCGATGTGACCTCGGGACGGCACCGAGGACTGGCGAACATGGCGTCGCGCGCCACCGAACAGGGCGGTGAGTTCGCCATTCGACGATCACGACTCGGCGGTGTGCGGATCGTGGCGCATGTGCCGACCCCGGCGGAGGAGGACGCGTGA
- a CDS encoding MadR family response regulator transcription factor, with protein MTGDQDRPIRTVLVDDHALLREGLRSLLDRDTAVEVVGEADSFVSALAEIARCRPDVVVVDLKLTAGADYEGLRLIEEISRVHPAVASLVLTTFLDDDLVIRAVRAGARGYVVKDVDTTELVRAVRAVATGGSAFDPRSATSVLRTVSGARDGVLDLTDRERDVLKSLAAGKSNAEIGGLLFISESTVKFHIRNLIRKLGVSNRTDAVYVASKRGLV; from the coding sequence GTGACCGGTGACCAGGACAGACCGATCAGGACGGTACTCGTCGACGACCACGCCCTCCTCAGGGAAGGGCTCCGGTCGTTGTTGGACCGGGACACCGCCGTCGAGGTGGTGGGCGAGGCGGACTCGTTCGTGTCCGCGCTCGCCGAGATCGCTCGATGCCGACCGGACGTGGTCGTGGTGGATCTGAAACTCACGGCGGGCGCCGACTACGAGGGTCTGCGGCTGATCGAGGAGATCAGCCGGGTGCATCCCGCGGTGGCGTCGCTGGTCCTCACGACGTTCCTCGACGACGACCTCGTGATTCGTGCGGTCCGGGCGGGTGCGCGCGGCTACGTGGTCAAAGACGTGGACACGACCGAACTCGTGCGGGCCGTGCGTGCGGTGGCCACCGGTGGGAGTGCTTTCGACCCGCGGAGCGCGACGAGCGTTCTGCGGACGGTGTCGGGCGCGCGGGACGGGGTTCTCGATCTCACCGATCGCGAACGCGATGTGCTCAAGTCGTTGGCGGCGGGCAAGTCGAACGCCGAGATCGGCGGGCTCCTGTTCATCTCCGAGTCGACGGTCAAGTTCCACATTCGAAATCTGATCCGAAAGCTGGGAGTCAGCAATCGGACCGATGCGGTCTACGTGGCGAGCAAACGGGGACTGGTCTGA
- the mftM gene encoding mycofactocin oligosaccharide methyltransferase MftM encodes MTITELRRPSLRRRIDVRAFDVLPADFTRAGALGWRVDGHEVTIGHCLTVDSISDDSAVRAVARLVDDGVVVGQDEFESAMTGLISTSGPTADDGWSAFFTNSLTALRAGTAEFAPVHRRARSLLVGTSVLEVGCCFGLLALQCAQDGWRVDACDICPAALVLLDRAGRRLGLDVRTRRGDARALPYPDGGADTVTLVHLLEHLAPSDVQTAIGQALRVARRRVVIAVPFEDEPAEHFGHRQRLSEADLHEWAAPWISAGLDADVVVDHGGWLILDRPRQ; translated from the coding sequence ATGACCATCACAGAGCTCCGCCGGCCGTCTCTCCGACGGCGTATCGACGTCCGCGCGTTCGATGTCCTGCCCGCGGACTTCACCCGCGCCGGCGCCCTCGGGTGGCGCGTCGACGGTCACGAGGTGACGATCGGTCACTGTCTCACCGTGGACTCCATCAGCGACGACTCGGCTGTCCGCGCCGTCGCGCGATTAGTGGACGACGGCGTCGTGGTCGGGCAGGACGAGTTCGAGTCGGCGATGACGGGGTTGATCTCCACGAGCGGTCCGACTGCGGATGACGGATGGTCGGCGTTCTTCACCAACTCGCTGACCGCACTCCGCGCAGGCACGGCCGAGTTCGCGCCGGTCCACCGACGTGCGCGGTCGCTTCTCGTCGGGACGTCGGTCCTCGAGGTCGGCTGCTGCTTCGGTCTGCTGGCCCTGCAGTGCGCACAGGACGGATGGCGCGTCGACGCGTGCGACATCTGTCCGGCGGCGCTCGTCCTCCTCGACCGCGCGGGTCGACGGCTCGGTCTCGACGTGCGGACCAGGCGAGGGGACGCCCGTGCCCTCCCCTACCCGGACGGCGGCGCGGACACGGTCACGCTGGTCCATCTTCTCGAGCATCTCGCGCCGTCGGACGTGCAGACCGCCATCGGTCAGGCACTTCGGGTCGCGCGGCGACGAGTCGTGATCGCCGTCCCCTTCGAAGACGAGCCCGCCGAGCACTTCGGGCATCGGCAGCGACTGTCCGAGGCGGATCTGCACGAATGGGCGGCACCGTGGATCAGTGCGGGACTCGACGCCGACGTCGTCGTCGATCACGGAGGCTGGCTGATCCTCGACCGACCCCGGCAGTGA
- a CDS encoding class I adenylate-forming enzyme family protein, translating to MTLVVAALPDSRAATAPDAPALTDDRMVLDNRAFADAVARAAGRLRSSGVESGEVVGLLLPNRVELVIALFAAWRLGAAVTPINPALAAPEVGFQVSDAAARTVVVEPGVDLDIPGVGLVECTDLVAGDPVPTPAGLDPDDVALLIYTAGTTGTPKGVMITHRNIDAMTSTFVDHFGFTADDHSLLVLPLFHANGVVLGTLAPLRAGGRATVVGRFRPDAFFPAVQAHRPTYFSAVPAIYAMLAGLPDDVVPDTTSLRFGICGAAPMPTELIARFEDRYNVPIVEGYGLSETTTASAINPVEGLRKPGTVGPALPGQRIRIVDAELRDVPRGESGEVLIAGDVVMAGYLNRPDATAETIVDGWLRTGDVGRVDDDGYLQLVDRVKDMIIRGGENLYPKEIENQIYRHSDVFEAAVIGRPHDVLGEVPVAYVSFRDGATTTTTDIEASLRDQLAKIKQPVEIIELGDVPKNPVGKIDKPALRALDAETAVDRAGGDPTGDR from the coding sequence GTGACCCTCGTCGTAGCGGCCCTTCCCGATTCGCGTGCCGCGACGGCGCCGGACGCGCCCGCTCTGACCGATGATCGGATGGTCCTGGACAACCGCGCTTTCGCCGACGCCGTCGCCCGCGCCGCTGGGCGGCTCCGATCGTCCGGGGTCGAGTCCGGCGAGGTCGTTGGACTGCTTCTGCCGAACCGGGTCGAGCTCGTCATAGCGTTGTTCGCGGCGTGGCGTCTCGGCGCGGCCGTCACCCCGATCAATCCCGCGCTCGCTGCTCCGGAGGTGGGGTTTCAAGTCTCGGATGCGGCAGCCCGCACCGTCGTCGTGGAACCGGGCGTCGATCTCGACATCCCCGGTGTCGGCCTCGTCGAGTGCACCGACCTCGTCGCGGGCGACCCCGTTCCGACTCCAGCCGGACTCGACCCGGACGATGTGGCGCTGCTCATCTATACCGCGGGCACGACAGGCACGCCGAAGGGCGTGATGATCACCCATCGCAACATCGATGCGATGACGTCGACGTTCGTCGACCACTTCGGCTTCACCGCCGACGATCACAGTCTGCTCGTCCTTCCGCTGTTCCACGCGAACGGAGTGGTTCTGGGAACCCTCGCACCGCTGCGAGCAGGTGGCCGAGCCACCGTCGTCGGGCGATTCCGACCCGACGCGTTCTTCCCCGCCGTCCAGGCGCACCGACCGACGTACTTCTCGGCGGTGCCCGCGATCTATGCGATGTTGGCGGGGCTGCCCGACGACGTGGTCCCGGATACGACGTCACTGCGTTTCGGAATCTGCGGGGCCGCTCCGATGCCCACCGAACTCATCGCACGGTTCGAGGATCGGTACAACGTGCCGATCGTCGAGGGCTACGGTCTGTCGGAGACCACGACCGCCTCCGCGATCAACCCGGTGGAGGGGCTCCGTAAGCCGGGTACCGTGGGGCCCGCGCTCCCCGGTCAACGCATACGGATCGTCGATGCGGAGCTGCGCGACGTCCCTCGCGGCGAGTCCGGCGAAGTCCTGATCGCCGGCGACGTGGTCATGGCCGGGTACCTCAACCGACCGGACGCCACCGCGGAGACCATCGTGGACGGCTGGCTCCGCACCGGCGATGTCGGTCGGGTCGACGACGACGGCTATCTTCAGCTCGTCGACAGGGTGAAGGACATGATCATCCGTGGCGGCGAGAATCTGTATCCGAAGGAGATCGAGAACCAGATCTATCGTCATTCCGACGTCTTCGAAGCCGCTGTCATCGGCCGTCCGCATGACGTCCTCGGCGAAGTCCCGGTCGCCTACGTCTCTTTCCGGGACGGGGCGACGACCACCACGACTGACATCGAGGCTTCACTTCGCGACCAGCTCGCCAAGATCAAGCAGCCCGTGGAGATCATCGAGCTCGGCGACGTGCCGAAGAATCCGGTGGGAAAGATCGACAAGCCGGCGTTGAGGGCGTTGGACGCGGAGACCGCTGTCGATCGGGCGGGCGGTGATCCGACCGGCGACCGATGA
- a CDS encoding DUF5938 domain-containing protein, giving the protein MSTKPVVVYGASGYTGRLVCEFLRQYNVPFTAAGRSAATLTESMNAHVPGIETADYEVVETEHSVEALTELFRGSSVILNMVGPFMKLADPVVEAALAVGAHYTDTTGEQDWLLHCEQNYGSQFADAGLLLAPGIAQMYTTGEIAAQIALETPGLDTLDIAVFWGGSPTIASTRTILVNAAGGAAYHLAENEYVPFDPAQGLVPLIVPGQHELAQSLPWGGTSHPVWFKNDPRVATCKAQGGVFNAALMQNVPLIVADALEKTKDMTPVERDAALDAVAAQVMNTIPPRENPRTHKSLDSVHASGPLGRAHVVIHGNSNYQQTGLLQAYAAYSLLQQAPKRVGLASGCQAFGHRELEGVLSSFGFISTPVVTVQR; this is encoded by the coding sequence ATGAGCACTAAACCAGTCGTCGTCTACGGAGCCTCCGGCTACACCGGCCGCCTCGTCTGCGAATTCCTCCGCCAGTACAACGTGCCGTTCACCGCGGCCGGTCGCAGCGCCGCCACACTCACCGAGTCGATGAACGCACACGTTCCGGGCATCGAGACCGCCGACTACGAGGTGGTCGAGACGGAGCACAGCGTCGAGGCACTGACCGAGCTGTTCCGCGGCAGTTCGGTGATCCTCAACATGGTCGGGCCGTTCATGAAGCTCGCCGACCCCGTCGTCGAGGCAGCGCTCGCGGTGGGCGCTCACTACACGGACACGACCGGCGAGCAGGACTGGCTTCTGCACTGCGAGCAGAACTACGGATCTCAGTTCGCGGACGCCGGGCTGCTCCTCGCCCCGGGCATCGCGCAGATGTACACCACCGGTGAGATCGCCGCACAGATCGCACTCGAGACGCCGGGTCTCGACACCCTCGACATCGCCGTGTTCTGGGGCGGCAGTCCCACTATCGCGTCGACGCGCACGATCCTCGTCAACGCGGCGGGTGGTGCCGCCTACCACCTGGCGGAGAACGAGTACGTCCCCTTCGATCCCGCACAGGGACTGGTGCCGCTCATCGTTCCCGGCCAGCACGAGCTCGCTCAATCGTTGCCGTGGGGCGGAACGTCCCATCCGGTCTGGTTCAAGAACGATCCACGCGTCGCGACCTGCAAGGCACAGGGCGGCGTCTTCAACGCGGCACTGATGCAGAACGTCCCGCTGATCGTCGCCGACGCTCTCGAGAAGACGAAGGACATGACCCCCGTCGAGCGCGACGCCGCCCTCGACGCGGTCGCCGCACAGGTGATGAACACGATCCCGCCTCGCGAGAACCCGCGCACGCACAAGTCGCTCGACTCGGTGCATGCGTCCGGACCGCTGGGACGAGCACACGTCGTGATCCACGGGAACAGCAACTACCAGCAGACGGGTCTTCTACAGGCGTACGCGGCGTACAGCCTCTTGCAGCAGGCGCCGAAGCGCGTCGGTCTCGCCTCGGGATGCCAGGCGTTCGGGCACCGTGAGCTCGAGGGCGTGCTCTCCTCGTTCGGATTCATCTCGACTCCCGTCGTCACGGTGCAGCGGTGA
- a CDS encoding SDR family NAD(P)-dependent oxidoreductase — protein MSAFDLTGRRALVTGGAQGLGEGMARALAAAGAHVVIGDVQTDAAHTVAESLGDGHGVVALDVTDDAGWATAITEATDRLGGLDVVVNNAGVEISGLMTEISAEDIRRQLDVNVLGTALGIKHALRVMRPGGAAGTGGAIINVASVAATIAFPGIGIYSATKSAIDRMTRVAAMEAGKLGYGVRVNCVYPGLVPTEMGAGLANDMAELGLFGSAEEAVEAVVDLTPSGRLGEVADIADAVTFLATDAARFVNGAGLPVDGGMGM, from the coding sequence ATGAGCGCATTCGATCTCACCGGCAGGCGGGCACTCGTCACCGGCGGAGCACAGGGCCTCGGCGAGGGCATGGCGCGGGCACTCGCGGCGGCCGGGGCGCACGTCGTCATCGGCGACGTCCAGACCGACGCCGCCCACACGGTGGCGGAGTCCCTCGGAGACGGACACGGCGTCGTCGCACTCGACGTGACCGACGACGCGGGTTGGGCGACGGCGATCACCGAGGCCACCGACCGCCTCGGCGGACTCGACGTGGTGGTGAACAATGCGGGCGTCGAGATCAGCGGTCTCATGACCGAGATCTCGGCGGAGGACATCCGTCGCCAGCTGGACGTCAACGTGCTCGGCACCGCTCTCGGCATCAAGCACGCGCTGCGTGTCATGCGTCCCGGAGGCGCGGCCGGGACGGGCGGCGCGATCATCAACGTCGCCTCCGTCGCGGCGACCATCGCCTTCCCGGGGATCGGCATCTATTCGGCGACGAAGTCCGCGATCGACCGGATGACGCGCGTCGCCGCGATGGAGGCGGGCAAGCTCGGCTACGGGGTCCGCGTCAACTGTGTCTACCCGGGACTGGTCCCCACCGAGATGGGCGCCGGTCTCGCGAACGACATGGCCGAACTCGGCCTGTTCGGATCCGCTGAGGAGGCCGTCGAAGCGGTCGTCGACCTCACTCCGAGCGGACGCCTCGGCGAGGTCGCCGACATCGCCGACGCCGTCACCTTCCTCGCCACCGACGCCGCACGCTTCGTCAACGGGGCCGGACTGCCCGTCGACGGCGGCATGGGCATGTAG
- a CDS encoding TetR/AcrR family transcriptional regulator codes for MSAEAIASSAPAVRGVAKRSTKLAAKRDELARAAFKTLAELGYAGTSLRDIAANSEYSHGVLHYYFTDRLDLITHCVRLYKTECVAAYDDVLDDADDAASLRARFVRRLVDTAVNELATHKLWYDLRMQSVFEPSLADGVGEIDEELAAMIWRVVDRYAELVGGEPVLDAAGVYAAFDGPFERAVRRLATDVPGAADELAVQLDVLLRALVPATH; via the coding sequence ATGAGCGCAGAGGCGATCGCGTCGTCGGCGCCTGCGGTGCGCGGGGTGGCCAAACGCAGCACCAAGCTCGCGGCCAAGCGCGACGAACTGGCTCGCGCGGCGTTCAAGACCTTGGCCGAGCTCGGCTATGCGGGCACCAGTCTGCGCGACATCGCCGCGAACTCCGAGTACAGCCACGGCGTTCTGCACTACTACTTCACCGACCGGCTGGATCTGATCACGCACTGCGTCCGGCTGTACAAGACCGAATGCGTCGCGGCCTACGACGACGTGCTCGACGACGCCGACGACGCCGCGTCGCTACGCGCCCGCTTCGTCCGGCGTCTGGTCGACACCGCGGTGAACGAGCTCGCGACACACAAGCTCTGGTACGACCTGCGGATGCAGTCGGTGTTCGAACCGTCGCTCGCCGACGGTGTCGGGGAGATCGACGAGGAACTCGCCGCGATGATCTGGCGAGTGGTGGATCGGTACGCCGAACTGGTCGGCGGCGAACCCGTCCTGGACGCCGCGGGCGTCTACGCGGCCTTCGACGGACCGTTCGAACGAGCGGTCCGCCGGCTCGCCACGGATGTGCCGGGAGCAGCCGACGAGCTCGCGGTGCAACTCGACGTACTGCTCCGCGCGCTGGTGCCGGCGACGCACTGA